In one window of Gossypium hirsutum isolate 1008001.06 chromosome A01, Gossypium_hirsutum_v2.1, whole genome shotgun sequence DNA:
- the LOC107917163 gene encoding uncharacterized protein gives MAPYEELYCRRYCTLSCWTELGERRVLGPELGSNTEDKVSPGKNVLRFGHKGKLSPRCIGPYRILRRVGPVAYQLELPLELEQIHGVFHVLMVRPYRSNPTHVVPIEEIEVRPNLTFEEEPVQILDREVKVLRRKSIPLVKVL, from the exons atggcaccttacgaagaaCTATACTGTCGTAGGTATTGCACTCtgtcatgttggactgagttgggtgagcggcgtGTTCTGGGTCCTGAGCTAGGATCTAATACAGAAGATAAG GTCTCGCCAGGGAAGAATGTACTGAGATTTGGGCATAAGGGAAAGTTGAGCCCAAGGTgtattgggccttaccgcattTTGAGACGAGTAGGACCAGTTGCCtaccagttagagctacctctagaATTAGAGCAGATTCATGGTGTGTTCCACGTCTTGATGGTGAGACCCTACCGCTCTAATCCTACGCATGTGGTACcgattgaggagattgaggttagaccaaaCCTGACTTTCGAGGAGGAACCAGtccagattttggatcgagaggtGAAAGTCTTGAGAAGGAAATCAATCccattagtgaaagttctttag